A genomic stretch from Chitinophaga agri includes:
- a CDS encoding RagB/SusD family nutrient uptake outer membrane protein yields MKSGIHFIYILLVAGLLSCNKYLDIVPKGQQVVETTQDFYNMVSLPNRGYPINNFQYLVDDQWMKESNVIGVLKSMDIINFTFDTTENRVNRLPSSSLYNQAYKYINRWNMIITLVDESKGDENMKKLAKAEARVHRAFDHFVLLNTFGRPYVPETASTDGGICIMDKYDLEAQPKKSTVAEVYAFIEKDLDESIPYLQATPLDEYHPSLAYAWALKAKVHLFKREWDKCIAAAQQSMSFNNKIFDLVNYAATGGITNPITAGNNPEVLNYVYMTGRNEMNIAYVNIISPELRNLFGATDTRFNLFFNTTNRSFLDIGSNTAYWNVKFTEYFTVTVGMRTPEVLLMLAECYARQNNLSAAMGLINELRAKRIVNATEAHLETPATIRETMEIIISERRKELLFGFNRFWDLRRLNTEPEYAKTVVHKFPLVNTTVPQQEYKLPPNSYMYIIPFPQDVLKKNPSLTLNTNETLPW; encoded by the coding sequence ATGAAATCAGGTATTCACTTTATATATATATTGCTTGTTGCAGGTTTATTGTCGTGCAATAAGTATCTCGACATCGTACCGAAAGGTCAGCAGGTAGTAGAAACAACGCAGGACTTTTACAACATGGTCAGCCTTCCTAACAGAGGGTATCCTATCAATAACTTCCAGTATCTCGTGGATGACCAGTGGATGAAAGAGTCCAATGTGATAGGTGTACTGAAGAGTATGGACATCATCAACTTCACTTTCGATACAACTGAGAACCGCGTCAACAGACTGCCGTCGTCTTCTCTTTACAACCAGGCTTATAAGTACATCAACAGATGGAACATGATCATTACGCTGGTGGACGAAAGTAAAGGAGATGAGAACATGAAGAAGCTGGCAAAGGCAGAGGCCAGGGTACATCGCGCTTTTGACCACTTTGTATTATTGAATACTTTCGGTCGTCCTTATGTGCCGGAAACGGCATCGACAGACGGAGGTATCTGTATTATGGATAAATATGACCTGGAAGCACAGCCAAAGAAATCTACTGTAGCAGAAGTATATGCTTTCATCGAGAAAGACCTGGATGAGTCCATTCCTTATCTGCAGGCGACTCCACTGGATGAATATCATCCTTCTTTGGCATATGCCTGGGCACTGAAAGCAAAAGTGCATCTGTTCAAACGTGAATGGGACAAATGTATAGCGGCTGCACAGCAATCTATGTCGTTTAACAATAAGATATTCGACCTGGTGAATTATGCGGCTACCGGTGGCATTACCAATCCTATTACAGCAGGTAATAACCCGGAGGTACTCAATTATGTTTACATGACTGGCCGTAATGAAATGAATATCGCGTACGTGAACATTATCAGCCCCGAACTGAGAAACCTGTTTGGTGCAACTGATACGCGATTCAATCTTTTCTTCAATACCACCAACCGTTCCTTCCTGGATATAGGTTCAAACACCGCTTACTGGAATGTGAAGTTTACCGAATACTTCACAGTTACAGTAGGTATGAGAACGCCGGAAGTACTGCTGATGCTGGCGGAATGTTATGCCCGTCAGAATAATCTGTCTGCGGCAATGGGCCTGATCAATGAGCTGCGTGCCAAACGTATTGTGAACGCTACAGAAGCACACCTGGAAACACCTGCTACCATCAGGGAAACGATGGAGATCATCATCAGTGAAAGAAGAAAGGAACTGTTGTTCGGCTTCAACCGTTTCTGGGACCTACGCAGGCTGAATACAGAACCCGAGTATGCTAAAACGGTCGTGCATAAATTCCCGCTTGTCAATACGACCGTACCGCAGCAGGAGTACAAACTGCCGCCAAATTCGTATATGTACATTATTCCTTTCCCACAGGATGTACTGAAGAAAAATCCTTCACTGACATTGAACACTAACGAAACACTTCCCTGGTAA